TCTAATGAGGGCCCGGGTGTTCCATAGCTTGGGAAAAAGACCTTCCGGGCGCTCAAATGTCCGGCCTCTAATGAACTCTTCCTACTATTTTACCCTGACCTGGACCATTCGTTCAGTATcccgggtcatccatgacccgggaaTTCGCCCATGACCCGGGCATTCACCCAGGTCCCGTCATCCCTGACCCAGGAATTCGCCCCTGACCCGAGCATTCACCCATGTCCCGTCATCCATGACCCGAGAATTAGCCCATGACCCGGGCATTCACCCATGTCCCGGGATCCAAGCTCTTCCCGGGGGTATCTGATATATTTATTGGCAAATTGTATTTATCGTTTttgtgaaatataaaaaaaaaaaaagcataacAAAGTACTCTAAAATATGTTAATTTCATTTAGGAggttatgttgatttttggattGAGATATATTGGAACATttaagttttggtgatgttCTCATCTTAAGTTCAGAAATATTAAAACTCAATGTTCCTAGAAATTTAGTAGCTGATAAGTTCAGCAGACCATTTGTACACTAAACAGAAAATTAACTAAGTTTTACCAAACTGAAAGGACAACCATCAATGAATGTTAGCTCTCTGCTGAATCCTGTGGATGATCATTTATCAGCTTGGACTTATTATCTTAATTAATGGAGCATAAATTCAGCAAATCAAATATTCGGATATGTTCAACATCctatttaaagaaaatatattcTGATCATTTGATTGAATGTGTCATAAACATTAATCGGCGCCTGACAAGCTATATGATTGCATTTATGCCATTAATACGACTATTTTATAGTCGTTCAGTTTCGAACGTTAAAgatcatctataaaaaaatataacgtCCAAAAAACCAATATacataaaccacatgcattaaAACGATTTAAATTGCTTACTTGCTTtgcataattaattttaaatgcttgccggatgcatattatatgattaaatgtatgattgcatgattaaatgattaaatgacatgatttcatgaggattgaagattttttccgaatattcgataataggctggggaaaggagaccaGGGACaaccaagataaaataaatattttcaaggctttttaatatgattaaaatgattaaatttttgtaaaaatgaaagagttcaaatgattttatTCGGGAatccggttttgggcaaacaagggacttttaaaatatcaaatgcattattttcgaaaactaatttttataaacttttatttttcaattaaataggtctaattgggcctaatttacTTAAGATGAGTAGGCCCAATTGCTCCTAAACAAGAAAGCCCAAAACCCAAAcccattatcatgcaaattaaaatttataaaataaaaatctagGCTTCTAAATCCCTCAATCAGCCGAACACAACACACACAATACACACACTAAATTCGAAACCTAGGAGGAAGAAAAACAAGGAGTCTTCGTCGCCCATTCCTTCTTCCTCGCACCTCACGCCGACGATCGCATATTCGAGCGctctaaaacgcaaaggcacgtatCTAAATCcctttgacgcatcattcaaacaatattattcatgttttgattatttttgcatgaaaaatatttatgttcgaTTAGTTTAACGATAGAAcgaatatttcaaattttttgatgattttacaCTTGTTTATTAAATGTTATTATTTCCAAGGGATAGGCTGCCAACTTGTGGCGATTTATGGACAAAACATGGACGTTCTAGGAATGAAAAGAGGGCTCGACACAAGATGGAAGGGATTGTGTAAGTGGGAAGGTAGAATCCTAGGATTTCTTAGTCTACCCGATTGGAAGGGGTTCGGCTATGGGTTGTGAGTCGGGGATTCGGCCAGGGTTGGGCTGGGGCTTGGTGTGGTCCATGGTTCAGGgctaggaagggtcctagcccTGGTTAGCCGGTATGGAAGAGTCCATGCCATGCGCGTAGGGTGCAGCCCGAGATCGGCTGCTGCGTGGAGGGTCAAGGCTTGGCTAGGGTGGTCTAGGCTAGGTCGGAGGGTGGTCCAGTGAAGTTCAAAAGAGCtagggctcggtggtggctcgagtaaaAGAGTCCTAGTTTTGGTAGACTCCTCGGATCGGCTGCGGCTCATGCAGAACTTGCAGCGTGGGCTAGGGCTGGTTAAATGGGTCAGAGCTTGTCAGTAGGGTCTCTAGGTGGTCTGGTCACGGGTttgctcgaggtggctcgggtgtGGCTCGACTAAGACGTGAGAGGGCTTGAGGGAGATGGCAATGTTCGAACTAGGGCTAGGAAAAGAAAAAAGCAATGGTTCGAGccatggtccacgggggtcgattcatggttcacgagggttgtttaattataaaagtgtatgtttaaaattttgtaagaaaatattaaggtttgaattaatttgggaattaaaagcttcacgaattagtaaataggaaattaaatcgaaagcctcgaatttaaactaaataaaaatattaaaaattaaatttaagcttaaataattatttgggatggtttagaatcaataaaagtaagaaaaaagtCAAAGTCAAAAAATTTTACGTCgaggggcaaaacagtcattttacacctaggtaGTACGAAAAGGATTGGCAGCTTCTCGAAAGGTCATaacacatgttaaatgatatattatgatgattttgatgaaaatatgatattttatgatttatggtaatactgtgcaatttttactgtaaaaatgctatttttggaaagtcgtgatattttatgatttaaaaatgaaaataaaaaatattttgaaggatatgAATTGAATCTGACAAAgaggatatgatatatgatttttgagaatATCGTGAAAGAAAAAGCTCCAGAGGGAGCTCGGatacgggaaaaggccccagaaaaaacccgacgatcgtatttccattttacgtCGGTGCTTAGTGCCCGTCctcatgcgcaatggtgagctaagactgatcattCGACCAGAGTATAAAAggttagtcactttcaaggattaaacttcacccaaaatgataaatgattgaaagatTTACAATTTTACGATTTGActatttatgattaaattatgcttacaaatttattttgaattaaaGTATGATTTtcaatgcatgtgcttgtatatataCTATTTGTTACTCCTATTTAAAACGTACTGAgtcattagattcactaggtttgaatgctgcaggtgatgataatattgagggaggcgctgacgcttgagtggatcgagtccagcagtacactcccgagagaAATTTATTTaccgcattagcttgatagttcaaagatttaaaagatttttgttaatgatttattatagatttttatgctttattttgatgttagttGATCTTGTTAAAGGTCGACGTAACATTTTTggttaattgacgatttagggatttttatgcacttgagattttaaatgttaaattattttgatttatggaaaGGTTAGGTggtttaattattaattttcgaaataatgtttataaaaaaatagtaGGATTTCAAAGTTAAAAAGTATTGGAGGACGTTTCAGTTGACATCAGAGTTAAGGATCCCCAAAGGGTTGTGTTACTGCCACTCCGAGAAACTCAAGAATTCAAGCCCTaagtatgtgagtttttactgctttgtATTTTATACtctaaaattcttttaaagatTTCATGATGCATGATATAGAGGTTAGatacatgatattttaaatattaagtgCATGTGGGTTACGTGGTTGGGACGACTTgtacagagatgcctcctagacgaaTTCTTTGTAGTGGTATTGATGCTGGACGTGAGGAGGAGATTCCACGGCCTCCTCCTAATCAGGATGCCAGTGCTCGTGTACTAGCGGGCATGGCACAGTTAATAAAGCAGCATGTTGGATATGCTGCGAGGGGACGACCGGAGGCAGTCTATGAACGttttaggaggatgaaccccAAGGATTTTTCTAGCACTACGGATCCTTCATTGCTGAGGGATGGAAACGATATTTGGAAGTTACTTTTCGTTACATGGATATGGCGGACGCTGACCTAGTTCGTTGTACCATCTATCTGCTGAAATGCGACGCTttcttatggtgggagggagcggagCGAGGGGTGAATCTCGCGACATTGATCTGGGAGGATTTCAAGAGGGTGTTCTATGATAAATATTTCACTTCAGACGTCGCTTCTAGGCTTAAGAGAGAGTTCATGAGTCTTCGCCAGGGGGATTTATCTGTTGCCGAGTTTGTACAGAATTTTGATAGGGGCTATCATTTTGTTCCATTGATTGCGAATGATGCAGCGGAGAAATTACGACAATTCCTTGATGGATTGAGGCCTACGATTCGTCACGATGTGATGCTCACTGATCCTGTCGATTATACTACTTCTGTTTCCAAAGCTTTTCGAGCCGAGCAGTCACTGAAGGATATTGATTGGGAGATGCAGCGTAAGAGGAATTGCGCCCAACAAGCTAGTCAGCATAATAAGAAGCCTTATACGGGGCCACCGAAGCGGCCAGGACAGCCAAAACCACAAGTATAACCACCAAAATAAAGCGTCCTGAAAACTACTGAGAAGCAGCTTTGCAAGGAGTGTGATCGCCATCactatggcaagtgcatgtggggtacatacaagtgcttcaagtgcggAGGAAAGAGGCATAAGGCTGGTGATTGCTCAAAGCTCAATCAATCCACGACTGGAAGGGTTTACGTGATGCATGCTGAGCAAGCAGAGTCAGACACTACGCTTATTACAGGTACTCCGACTATTTAAGCATTTTATATTGCTTTATTGCTTAAGATAAAAGCATGAATGCTAGCACTGAATTGAGGTGCATGGAACTTGATGACTTAGATTTGCATGTTTCGAATTCTAGGATTTAAAGAATTGAATTCTAGCAAACACTAATCATTTGGATCAAATTGTTGATGATTGAAAATTAAAGGGATTAAATAGTAATTCTCGAAAATCTAAGGGGCTAGActacaattttcgaaaaatgttgaggaaatatttagagaatttcgaaattttctagGACTTAGttgcaaaattcaaaaatttaaggGGTCACTTAGCAATTTTTGAAACTTATAGGGCTAACTAGAAATTTAAGAAAAATCAAAGTGGCTGAAAAGCTAAAATGAGAAATTAGAGGGGCCTAGATGATATGAAATTCCTAATTTGTATGGCCTTAATCGAGAATAATACAAATATTACCAGGACGAATATTGCTAGCGGGAATATCTACTTACGCTTTACTAGACTCTGGAGCTATGCACTCGTTCATATctgaatccttcgtgaagaaattgAGAATCTTACCAGTGGACGTGGAGTCGGGATTCAAAGTTATTGTGCTTTCTGGCGAACTTATGGTTTCTAGTAGCATGGTCAAGGATGTGGAACTTAAATTGCAAAAGAATATTAAACGAGCAGAAGTTATAGTAGAAACTATGCCTGAGTTCGATATTATTTTGGGCATGGATTGGCTTACACTGAATGGGGCCACTATTGATCTTCGGCGGAGgtcagtatctattagaccaCCAAATGGGGAAGCATTTATCTTTGAGGCAGTGCAAAACAATCAAATGCAGCATATTATTTCATGTGTGCTTGCGGATAAGCTTATTCAAAAGGGTTGCCAAGGTTTTCTTGATAGTATTGTTTCTACACCCGACATTGACAGTCGATCTATCGAGGATGTGGAAGTAGTTAAGGATTTTCCGGATGCATTTTCCAACGATGTTTCCGGAATTCCACTTGAAAGAGAGGTGGAATTCGCTATTGAATTGATTCTCGGTACAATGCCAATCTTTAAGGCTCCATATCGCCTAGCGACTGCAGAAATGAaggaattaaaatataaaattcaagtGCTACTagacaaggaatttatccgccctaacttttctccatggggcgcatcagtgttatttgtgaaaaagaatgATGGAACTATGAGGTTGTGCATCGACTATAGGGAGCTTAATAGAgtgacagtgaagaacaagtatcaATTGCCTCGAATCGAggttttatttgatcaattgcaaggagcttcggtattttcaaagatagatcttaGGTCTGGATATCACCAATTGAGGGTGAAAGAGACAGATGTGCACAAGACGACATTCAGAACGCGTATTggcattatgagtttttagtgattccttttggattgacaaatgctccagcgatcTTCATAGATCTCATGAATCTCGTATTTCATCCGTACCTCGATCaattcattattgtttttattgatgacatcttgatttattccaaaagccatgaggagcatgATCATCATTTAAGGACGACCTTGCAAGTTTTAAGAAATtggaaattatatgcaaagttcagcaagtgtgagttttggctagaAAGGGTGGAACTTTTAGGCCACATCGTGTCAAAGGAGGGAGTAGAAGTCGACCCATCTAAGGTGGAGTCAATTAAGCAGTGGCCTGTGCCTAAAAGTGTGATGGAAATAcatagtttcttgggtttagccgGCTACTATCACAAGTTAAGGGTTTTATCTATTGCAGTACACTTGACGtcattgacgaagaaaaataTGAATTTCGTATGGGGGCCGAAATGTCAAAAGTGTTTTGATCAGTTGAAGCAAGAACCCACTACCGCGTCGGTTTTTGCTATGCCGACAGATCAAGGGGAATATGTGGTATTTACTGATGCTTCAAAACTTGGATTGGGCGTCGTTCtcatgcaaaatgaccgagttatagcatATGAGTCTAGAAAATTGAAaatacatgaaaaaaattatccgACGCGTGATCCAAAGCTTGCAGTAGTCGTATTTGcgttgaaaatttggaggcactacttgTATGGTGAAAAATGAAAGATCTTTACGGATCATAAAAGTCTTAAATATTTATTCACCCAAAAGGGCTTGAATATGATACCAAGACGGTGGCTAGAGCTTGttaaggactacgactgtgacattagctaccatcttggcaaggctaatgtagttgcggacgcTTTGAGTAGAAAGGGGACAGTCTTGGGACATTTATCAGTACAGAGACCTCTACAAATAGAAATTCAGCGCTTCGATCTTGAATTTTATGCTACGGGAGAGGCCCCTAATCTCGCTACATTGGCAGTACATTCCACTTTGCGAAATAGATTTCGAGCCGGACAATCGAATGATGAGCAAATGCAGAAATAGAGACAGGGAGATGAATCAAAGGGCAGCTTGTTATATTCAGTTGAGGATGGCATAGTTAAGTATCGAGgtcgactatgggttcctagctgTGATTCACTAAGAGTTTACATTATGACTGAAGCTCACAGTACTCCTTATTCTGTTAATCCCGGAAGtgccaagatgtacaaggacttgaAACTACctttagtggagttcacttacaataacagcaTTGGGACTAAACTACtattcagtaccgtgtttcatCATGCAGCATTGGGACTAAACTACTATGCAGCATTGGGACTAAACTACtattcagtaccgtgtttcatCCTCAGATAGATGGTCACTCTGAAAGAGTCATACAAATTTTAGAGGATCTGCTCCGAGCATGCGTGATTGATTTTTaagggaattgggaatcgaaactacctttagtggagttcacttacaataacagttatcagtcatccataggaatggctccatacgaTGAACTCTACGGAAGGAAATTTAGATCGCCTAtccattgggatgaggtagaaGAGAGAGCTAGGTTGGGACCTGAGATAGTTCAGAACACCGCTGAAATGGTCGCCAAAATCCGAGATAGAATGAAAACTGCtcaaagtcgacagaagagctacGCGGACCAAAGAATACGAGATCTAGAATTTGCAGTGGGTGATCACGTGtttataaagatagcacctatgaagggtgttatgagatttggaaagaaaggcAAACTTTGTTCAAGATTCATTGGACAATTCGAGATACTCGAAAAAGTGGGAGCATTAGCATATCGAGTGGCATTGCCACATAAACTCGCAGGAGTTCACAATTTCTTCCATATATCGATGCTCTACAAGTACATGTCAAAaccttcacatgtactgaaaTTTGAGCCAATGCAACTTACGCCAAACCTGTTGTATAAGGAGAGGCCTACTCAAATCTTGGGTAGACAAGAGAGAAATTTGCTTAACTAGGTGATAaaaaatggtcaaagtcaagtggctgaataaCTCGGAGTAAAAAtccacttgggagactgagtcagagatgaggagtcgctatcccGAATTATTTGGTAcgtcttaatttcgaggatgaaattttatttaaggggggaggatttgtaacgtccaaaaagccaagctacgtaaaccacatgcttGCAAACAATTTAAATTGCTTACTTGCTTtgcataattaattttaaatgcttggatgatgcatattatatgattaaaggtatgattgcatgattaaatgacaTGATTTAATGAGGATTgaagattttacccgaatattcgataataggctggggaaagaAGATCGGGTACGAtcaagacaaaataaatatttttcaataaatattttcaaggcttcttaatatgattaaaaatgattaattttttctaaaaatgatacagttcaaattattttacgagatgaACTTGACTTtatccgggaagccggttttaggCAAACGagtgacttttaaaatatcgaatacattatttttgaaaactaatttttataaactcttatttttcaattaaataggtgttattggACCTAATTTACATAGGATGAGTAGGCCCAATTACTCCTAAACTTGAAAGCTTAAAACCCAAGCTCAttacatgcaaattaaaatatataaataaaaacctAGGCTTCTAAACCCCTCAATCAGCCAAACACAGCACATTCAATACAACACTAAAATTAGAAACCTAGGAAGAAGAAAAACAAGGAGTCTTCTTCGTCCGTTCGTTCCTCCTCGCACCCCACACCGACAATCGCatattcgag
This window of the Primulina tabacum isolate GXHZ01 chromosome 4, ASM2559414v2, whole genome shotgun sequence genome carries:
- the LOC142541968 gene encoding uncharacterized protein LOC142541968, coding for MSLRQGDLSVAEFVQNFDRGYHFVPLIANDAAEKLRQFLDGLRPTIRHDVMLTDPVDYTTSVSKAFRAEQSLKDIDWEMQRKRNCAQQASQHNKKPYTGPPKRPGQPKPQQLCKECDRHHYGKCMWGTYKCFKCGGKRHKAGDCSKLNQSTTGRVYVMHAEQAESDTTLITGRILLAGISTYALLDSGAMHSFISESFVKKLRILPVDVESGFKVIVLSGELMVSSSMVKDVELKLQKNIKRAEVIVETMPEFDIILGMDWLTLNGATIDLRRRSVSIRPPNGEAFIFEAVQNNQMQHIISCVLADKLIQKGCQGFLDSIVSTPDIDSRSIEDVEVVKDFPDAFSNDVSGIPLEREVEFAIELILVLFVKKNDGTMRLCIDYRELNRVTVKNNHEEHDHHLRTTLQVLRNWKLYAKFSKCEFWLERVELLGHIVSKEGVEVDPSKVESIKQWPVPKSVMEIHSFLGLAGYYHKLRVLSIAVHLTSLTKKNMNFVWGPKCQKCFDQLKQEPTTASVFAMPTDQGEYVVFTDASKLGLGVVLMQNDRVIAYESRKLKIHEKNYPTRDPKLAVVVFALKIWRHYLYGEK